A genomic segment from Epinephelus fuscoguttatus linkage group LG17, E.fuscoguttatus.final_Chr_v1 encodes:
- the LOC125904863 gene encoding oocyte zinc finger protein XlCOF6-like isoform X1, producing MCKVQMLRALVKQRLTAAAEEIFGLFERTIAEYEEQLCRSKEENERQRKLLDAVYNPQLRLHRADVQQQLLVVKEEVPPEQQEWSSSVDQEDPEPPHIKEEEEELWSSQEGEQLQGLEEADITKFTFTPVPVKSEDDEETPQSEGHHCGGPGPDEDSDPDLEPDIEDEKPDDSLVAEIEVSVDDWKETREPQSGLDTLENNDVPVGDSKCDADEKPFSCSECGKRYGFKWHLNRHMGSHTGEKPFSCSVCGKSFSDSGRLKIHINTHVVKKPFNCSVCGKNFLRKPYLKRHMTTHTGEKPFNCSMCEKGFLCRPHLQRHMTIHTGEKPFSCSMCDKAFSESGTLKVHMKSHAETKPFSCSVCGKAFSDGGTLKVHMRIHTGKKPYNCSVCSKKFLCKAYLKTHMKIHSGEKPFSCSVCNKRFLCKSHLNRHMTVHTGEKPFTCSVCHKAYSENGKLKLHMKTHTGEKPFSCSVCERRFLCKTYLIRHMATHTGEKPFSCSVCSRAFSDNAKLKFHIKTHTGEEPFSCSMCDKKFLCKAYLIRHMTTHTGEKPFSCSFCGKGFSERGNLKSHVRIHTGEKPFSCSVCEKAFAQSASLSTHMRTHTAERPFSCRVCDQRFTSYKLLRTHQCVGHQASVEIREAESAASSSTLHIKQEADREDWGGPEPARNTELDLKPVSHVETGDCSEVETDDSGDWRETREPQSGLESLTN from the exons atGTGTAAAGTCCAAATGCTGAGAGCGTTGGTGAAGCAGCGACTAACTGCGGCTGCTGAAGAGATATTTGGGCTGTTTGAAAGAACGATAGCAGAGTACGAGGAGCAACTTTGTCGCTCAAAAGAGGAGAACGAGCGACAACGGAAACTACTGGACGCTGTTTACAACCCTCAGCTCAggttacacagagcag atgtccagcagcagctgttagtggttaaagaagaggttccccctgagcagcaggagtggagctccagtgtggaccaggaggacccagagcccccacacattaaagaggaagaggaggaactgtggagcagtcaggagggagagcagcttcaagggctggaggaggctgatatcaccaagttcacattcactcctgtccctgtgaagagtgaagatgatgaagagacaCCTCAGTCTGAGGGACACCACTGTGGAGGACCAGGACCAGACGAGGACTCAGATCCAGATTTAGAACCAGATATTGAGGATGAGAAGCCTGATGATTCTTTAGTCGCCGAGATTGAAGTCAGTGTTGATGATTGGAAAGAGACAAGAGAACCTCAGTCTGGTCTGGACACTCTGGAAAACAATGACGTCCCTGTTGGTGATTCGAAATGTGATGCGGATGAGAAACCcttcagctgctctgagtgcGGGAAAAGATACGGCTTCAAGTGGCACCTGAACCGACACATGGGctctcacacaggagagaaaccgttcAGCTGCTCAGTTTGTGGTAAATCCTTCAGCGACAGTGGGAGACTGAAGATACATATCAACACTCATGTGGTTAAAAAACCATTCAACTGCTCCGTCTGTGGGAAAAATTTTTTGCGCAAGCCTTATCTGAAGAGACACATGACgactcacacaggagagaaaccatttaactGCTCCATGTGTGAGAAAGGATTTTTGTGTCGGCCGCATTTGCAGAGACACATGACGATCCACACGGGGGAGAAACCGTTCAGCTGCTCGATGTGTGATAAAGCTTTCAGCGAGAGCGGAACACTGAAGGTCCACATGAAAAGTCATGCTGAAACAAAACCGTTCAGCTGCTCCGTGTGCGGGAAAGCTTTTAGCGATGGCGGGACGCTGAAGGTGCATATGAGGATTCACACGGGAAAGAAACCATACAACTGCTCAGTGTGTAGTAAGAAATTTTTGTGTAAGGCATATCTGAAGACACACATGAAAATCCActcaggagagaaaccattcagTTGCTCGGTGTGTAACAAAAGATTCTTGTGTAAGTCGCACCTGAACAGACACATGACTGTTCACACGGGGGAGAAGCCTTTCACGTGCTCCGTCTGTCACAAAGCGTACAGCGAAAATGGGAAACTGAAGTTACACATGAAAACCCATACGGGAGAGAAACCGTTCAGCTGCTCGGTGTGTGAAAGAAGATTTTTATGTAAGACGTATCTGATTCGGCACATGGCgactcacacaggagagaagccgtTTAGCTGTTCTGTGTGCAGCAGAGCTTTCAGCGACAACGCGAAGCTGAAGTTCCACATTAAGACCCATACAGGGGAGGAGCCTTTCAGCTGCTCGATGTGCGATAAAAAATTTCTGTGCAAGGCGTATTTGATACGACACATGACCACtcacactggagagaaaccgTTTAGCTGCTCTTTCTGTGGCAAAGGTTTCAGTGAAAGAGGAAATCTGAAGAGTCATGTGAGGATTCACACGggagagaaaccattcagctgctctgtgtgtgaaaaaGCGTTTGCGCAGAGTGCGAGTTTGTCCACGCACATGAGAACCCACACAGCAGAGAGACCATTCAGCTGCAGAGTTTGCGACCAGAGATTCACTTCATATAAACTTCTCAGGACCCATCAGTGCGTTGGGCATCAAGCGTCAGTCGAGATCAGAGAGGCGGAGTCTGCGGCCAGCAGCTCAACATTACACATAAAACAAGAAGCT